The sequence TTCACTTCTCCCATTTGTGTGGCCGGTTCTTGAATTACCGGATCCCTACGAGGCCTGAACGGGAAACTTGCTTGCCGAGGACGAGTCATCATCGACGCTTTACCTTTGCTCTGTAGCCGGTCATCTTCTAATCGTTTGTGTTTCTCGATGCGTCTCATAAGCTGCCGCATGACTTCGGGCGGCTTTTTGGTCAATGACTCTAGTAGCCCAGAATCCTCGGGCAACCCCATTCTAAATGTGCTTGCCGCCACCCTTTCGTTATCCTCGCCGATCTCGTTGTATAGCTCCCAATACCGGTTGGCGTAACTATGGAAGGTCTCTCCCACCCTCATTTTCATTGACAGGAGCATGTCTACAGGCTGAGGTACTCGGCTGCACGTCACAAACCGGAATCCGAACTCTTGAATAAGCTTGGAGAAACTTCGTAGGGATCCTTTCCGTAACCCATTAAACCATCTTAATGCAGTCAGTCCCAAACTCAAGGGAAATACCTTGCACATGAGCGCATCATTATGAGTATGCAAAGACATCATCTGAATATAATGGCTGACGTGTTCTACCGGATCAGTCTTCCCGTCATAGCAGTTGAACCGTGGGCGGGCAAACCTGTCTGAGCTGCTTTTCGCAGAGCGCAGCTTATGACATCCATGGCAGCATTCTGGGGTCGCCCCTCTTCCAGGGAGAGCGAATCCCTTACTTGATTTTCCTGAGAATGTGAACGGTCTCGGTACCAATATGATTCCCGAGAATGTGAACAACTCTGTTGTAGTCGAGGTCTAGACTGATTGGATCCCTCTTCATATCTATTTCCCCTAATCCCGTCCTCCTGCTGTCGGCCATTTCTGTCTCCTCCCTGGCACCTACCTTTCACCTTTAGCACCAAACCCCTGACTAATCTGTGGAGTCGTTCGACTTCTTCATCCTGTTCCTCCCTCTGCCTACGTCCCGTGGCGCCAGAAACTGACCGTTGGGTTTGGTACGACCCCTCTCCTGTGCCGGACATCACTTCTAGTTGGTCATGCCTCATATTTTCTCGTTCCTTCTGTCTGTGCTCTTGCCAACTTGACCCCCGAGAAGACCCTTCGGATCCGGTTCCCACGCGGTCCCCCGAGCGCCTTTCAGACATTGTCTCCGAGTTTAAGTTCCTCTAGAACTACAGTGTCGTAGGAAAGCCCCACGTGGGCTCCAATTGTAAGCTCCAAGGATGGACTTGATGGGCCAAACCActatttgggctcacaatctatttctTTGGTGGGTTTGAGTATTCTACCTTGGGTTGTCCTAGGCTAAGGGACTCAATGCaaacacttttctctctttttctcaacgttaactcctctctctctctcttcctttcttaCTCTCTTCTTTCCCTTAGAATTGCATCCCCCAACTATCCATtcatttctcctatttatagccttcATTAATGGGGTGATCATCATTATCTTCTCCCTTAGTACAAAGAAAGGTCCAAtgtcaatgggcttaagtgGGTTTTTAGGTACGAGTGGCCTTGGAAATGGTTCCCACTTCAGTTAATGTGTTTGGTAGTGGAGTTTCCTAAAGTTCTGCCGGGCACGTAAATGGTGATGTGTCCGGGCGATGTGACCGAGCATGTGCATAGTTACCGGGAATGGTTTCCCGAGCATCCTGTGAGCAGGGCGTATGCGATCCACTTTCTAAGTGTCCTGACAATACTCAGTCCACGTTGGTGGCTATTCGTGGGTCTAGGCCGAGGCCTTTGTCGATGTGAAGATTAGATCCTTGGCCCATATCATTGATTCATGGTTCAAGGCCTAATATGAACTTCGGCGTTTAGGTGCCATACAAGTACAATCTTTATTccaattcttttacaaaagaataccctCTGATTCTATCTTCTTTGAACTTAACTTGAACAAAAAATCTTCTTGACTAAAATTGGAAGATGGATTGATCAATCTTCACAATAAATCTCTAGCTTTGAGCTTATGAGAGATTTGTTGtccttcaagttcttcaagccCTTCGAATGTTCTTCAAAGATCTTTGAGACAGAATTTCTTTAGAGCTTGGGCCTCTTGAAAACTTGGTGTCGAAAATGAGAAGGgatgtcctctatttatagtgattttagAGGATAAGCTCCACTTCGAATTGATATACTTGAAAGTATGTAGTAGACTTTTGATTGGCCCAAATtctttttagagataattatctctatttatctattttgataaatatcatatttttataaagataataatcaataaagataaataattatctctatttaatttattttaataaatataattatctatcaattttgaatagaaattttatctttattttatttatttataaagataattatccataaactttgaataggaaatttatctttatcttgtgggCCAAATGACACATGACAAATTTCAATATGTCAATGTAATATCAATTTagatgacacatgtcatcatttgatttaattaatttaatgacattaatTCAGAATTTGCCACTAAATTTTAAAgtggcattttataattggctttAAATTTTGCCTCCTACAGGTACAAGTAATTAATAAGCAGAATGATTAAGGGCATAACCGAATTAGATCCCAGGTTACTATATACAGCTTAAATATTGATGTGTAATAAATGTAATTAATAGACATCAAACACCTAATAAATTAATGTTTGAATTGTATTTTACTGATTTGTGATACATCAGTTCATAAATTCTACCAAATTTGAAGTATATATCTCTAGCATCACTTGTTCAAAGGTAATGCCTGCTTTACATGATACACAATGCAAtggtatcttttcttttttgggacaACACAGGTGTTGAGAACTCTTTGAGTACATAATTATTCTCCAACGAGTGTATAATCCCTATCCCACAAATATATAACAGGTAAAATATAGAGAAGAATTTTGTAGTGTAGTCCCAAAATATTGATTAGAAATTTTGATCTTCAGATATCATAAGTGTCATAGGTACTAAGAACTAccatttattgtaattttattaaaatattcatattaTCCTTGAATATTTGGAAGGGGAAAATAGAACTTTGAGAACATTTATGTTGATTCAACCATCTCTTTTCCGATTTGCCTAGTTGACTCGTATGTTTTCAATACCAACTAATTGCACAATACGTCTAAGTTACTCATCTCTTTTGTGCCATTCAGGACTTATTAACAGGCGGAtcctaaaagaaataaatgagaATGTATCGAACATATTTCATCTTTCGTGtgttaaaactcaaaacttcgaagaattttttttaggattcaAGTGACTATCATGAACAATGTAGTGGGCCTTCCCTTCTTCTATCACTTCAAAAAGATTTGGAAGTAACTCTAAGGGGTTGACTTAATGATTCCTAAGGCCTCATGATATTCATGAGATCctaaattcaaaaacctcttacCAACATTTTGGGAACACACCTATGAGATTCCTCCCTATAATAACCCGGCACGTAAGGGATGGAAAGATTGCATACACCCGAGGATAGTCAAATACTTGAAGAGATCTAGACACCCCCATtggtcaaaaaaagaaagaagaagtattttttttttatcataaccCAATTGAGAGAGTATGTTACATCAATGTAAAATAGTGACTGGAATGTACGACTATAGAAATATAGAGAGAAATGTTAAGTTcccaacattttcacaaaacttttataacaaatcataaataacaagttgttattagttctaatttgaattcacaactt is a genomic window of Quercus lobata isolate SW786 chromosome 2, ValleyOak3.0 Primary Assembly, whole genome shotgun sequence containing:
- the LOC115963309 gene encoding uncharacterized protein LOC115963309, with protein sequence MSLHTHNDALMCKVFPLSLGLTALRWFNGLRKGSLRSFSKLIQEFGFRFVTCSRVPQPVDMLLSMKMRVGETFHSYANRYWELYNEIGEDNERVAASTFRMGLPEDSGLLESLTKKPPEVMRQLMRRIEKHKRLEDDRLQSKGKASMMTRPRQASFPFRPRRDPVIQEPATQMGEVNVTFKEPIHKILDRIKHESYFRWPNKMGGDPSRRNQSLYCTYHRDRGHTTEQCRVLKDHLEQLVKAGHLKDFVIDSRDRVVGQDIRQRGNPFPPPVGDN